From Drosophila suzukii chromosome 2R, CBGP_Dsuzu_IsoJpt1.0, whole genome shotgun sequence, a single genomic window includes:
- the RIC-3 gene encoding resistance to inhibitors of cholinesterase protein 3 isoform X5 encodes MPATATSKQRPPAVEEGMTPKKTALIIVTVIGCIAILWPKVFHPMMFGGVPPPKQNLKDQRAAPGGLRQERPAHLHPESIYQAMKERGRAIPATQTVPILEQRKTSPSNPPPRIVDGRPGPIPGMRPPMGAGALHQPQQRGSSMGFLMPLYTVGIVVFFGYTLMKIMFKKQVPNEPYGPTPSNPSFRQEVFGKQNHSQVEDLGSSKLGWREHQTRAAAVKSPAAKDTEKELYNASLSATEVASSLSTSLKNHQQLKEAEQLMEIEKLRQKLESTERAMAQLVAEMNTDQYEAKKNDNEKTREQLDKQNLSNGHANTDQKPEQETAAKGGRKRRDLSAERELTVLGMELTASCEGGHKWTGRPPTPVFRAPSEHSKLEENLPEPQAIYLEGALGHDSQILVADSQIKEEVYDSELNGSAEEPAIILSSRMTLSLINLDANQQNGNAGKSPVESPLADDIEIIGHDEQ; translated from the exons ATGCCTGCAACAGCCACATCGAAGCAAAGGCCCCCGGCCGTCGAGGAGGGAATGACGCCCAAGAAAACTGCGTTAATCATTGTCACCGTGATCGGATGCATCGCCATTCTCTGGCCAAAGGTCTTCCATCCCATGATGTTCGGCGGGGTTCCGCCGCCCAAGCAAAACTTGAAGGATCAGCGAGCAGCTCCCGGCG GTCTGCGCCAGGAGCGTCCAGCCCACCTGCATCCGGAATCCATATACCAGGCCATGAAAGAGCGGGGTCGTGCCATTCCCGCCACGCAAACAGTTCCGATACTGGAACAACGGAAAACCTCACCCAGCAATCCGCCTCCGCGGATTGTGGACGGTCGG cCTGGACCCATTCCTGGAATGCGTCCGCCCATGGGAGCTGGAGCACTGCATCAACCGCAGCAGCGTGGCAGTAGCATGGGCTTCCTGATGCCTCTTTACACGGTCGGAATTGTGGTGTTCTTCGGCTACACCTTGATGAAG ATAATGTTCAAGAAGCAAGTACCCAATGAACCGTACGGACCAACACCATCGAATCCATCGTTCCGACAGGAGGTCTTCGGAAAGCAGAACCACAGTCAGGTGGAGGACTTGGGCAGCAGCAAATTGG GCTGGCGAGAGCATCAGACAA GAGCTGCCGCCGTGAAGTCGCCGGCCGCcaaggacaccgaaaaggagCTCTACAACGCCAGCCTGTCGGCCACCGAGGTGGCCAGCAGTTTGTCCACCTCGCTGAAGAACCACCAGCAGCTGAAGGAGGCCGAGCAActgatggagatcgagaagcTGCGCCAAAAGCTCGAGTCCACGGAGCGGGCGATGGCCCAGTTGGTGGCCGAAATGAACACCGATCAGTATGAGGCAAAG AAAAACGACAACGAAAAAACGAGAGAGCAACTAGACAAGCAGAACCTTTCCAACGGACATGCAAACACCGACCAAAAACCGGAACAGGAGACAGCGGCGAAGGGAGGCAGGAAACGCCGGGATCTGAGCGCTGAACGGGAACTAACG GTACTCGGCATGGAGTTAACAGCCAGTTGCGAGGGCGGCCACAAGTGGACTGGGCGCCCTCCAACGCCTGTTTTCCGAGCGCCAAGCGAACAT TCCAAATTGGAAGAAAATTTGCCGGAGCCGCAGGCCATTTATTTGGAAGGCGCTTTGGGCCACGATTCTCAGATTTTGGTGGCCGACTCTCAAATCAAAGAAGAGGTCTACGACTCTGAGCTCAATGGATCAGCCGAGGAACCAGCC ATCATTCTTAGCAGCAGAATGACATTGTCATTGATTAATTTGGACGCAAATCAACAAAATGGAAATGCAGGCAAATCCCCAGTGGAAAGTCCTCTGGCTGATGACATCGAAATAATTGGACACGACGAGCAGTAG
- the RIC-3 gene encoding resistance to inhibitors of cholinesterase protein 3 isoform X3 → MPATATSKQRPPAVEEGMTPKKTALIIVTVIGCIAILWPKVFHPMMFGGVPPPKQNLKDQRAAPGGCCDVVLDREQFMNVSKKDPVEPFGPHLYRKQINVYTGEISLRQERPAHLHPESIYQAMKERGRAIPATQTVPILEQRKTSPSNPPPRIVDGRPGPIPGMRPPMGAGALHQPQQRGSSMGFLMPLYTVGIVVFFGYTLMKIMFKKQVPNEPYGPTPSNPSFRQEVFGKQNHSQVEDLGSSKLGWREHQTRAAAVKSPAAKDTEKELYNASLSATEVASSLSTSLKNHQQLKEAEQLMEIEKLRQKLESTERAMAQLVAEMNTDQYEAKKNDNEKTREQLDKQNLSNGHANTDQKPEQETAAKGGRKRRDLSAERELTSKLEENLPEPQAIYLEGALGHDSQILVADSQIKEEVYDSELNGSAEEPAIILSSRMTLSLINLDANQQNGNAGKSPVESPLADDIEIIGHDEQ, encoded by the exons ATGCCTGCAACAGCCACATCGAAGCAAAGGCCCCCGGCCGTCGAGGAGGGAATGACGCCCAAGAAAACTGCGTTAATCATTGTCACCGTGATCGGATGCATCGCCATTCTCTGGCCAAAGGTCTTCCATCCCATGATGTTCGGCGGGGTTCCGCCGCCCAAGCAAAACTTGAAGGATCAGCGAGCAGCTCCCGGCG GATGTTGTGACGTTGTGCTTGACAGGGAGCAGTTCATGAATGTCTCAAAAAAGGACCCTGTAGAGCCATTCGGTCCGCATTTGTATCGCAAACAAATCAATGTTTACACGGGCGAAATAA GTCTGCGCCAGGAGCGTCCAGCCCACCTGCATCCGGAATCCATATACCAGGCCATGAAAGAGCGGGGTCGTGCCATTCCCGCCACGCAAACAGTTCCGATACTGGAACAACGGAAAACCTCACCCAGCAATCCGCCTCCGCGGATTGTGGACGGTCGG cCTGGACCCATTCCTGGAATGCGTCCGCCCATGGGAGCTGGAGCACTGCATCAACCGCAGCAGCGTGGCAGTAGCATGGGCTTCCTGATGCCTCTTTACACGGTCGGAATTGTGGTGTTCTTCGGCTACACCTTGATGAAG ATAATGTTCAAGAAGCAAGTACCCAATGAACCGTACGGACCAACACCATCGAATCCATCGTTCCGACAGGAGGTCTTCGGAAAGCAGAACCACAGTCAGGTGGAGGACTTGGGCAGCAGCAAATTGG GCTGGCGAGAGCATCAGACAA GAGCTGCCGCCGTGAAGTCGCCGGCCGCcaaggacaccgaaaaggagCTCTACAACGCCAGCCTGTCGGCCACCGAGGTGGCCAGCAGTTTGTCCACCTCGCTGAAGAACCACCAGCAGCTGAAGGAGGCCGAGCAActgatggagatcgagaagcTGCGCCAAAAGCTCGAGTCCACGGAGCGGGCGATGGCCCAGTTGGTGGCCGAAATGAACACCGATCAGTATGAGGCAAAG AAAAACGACAACGAAAAAACGAGAGAGCAACTAGACAAGCAGAACCTTTCCAACGGACATGCAAACACCGACCAAAAACCGGAACAGGAGACAGCGGCGAAGGGAGGCAGGAAACGCCGGGATCTGAGCGCTGAACGGGAACTAACG TCCAAATTGGAAGAAAATTTGCCGGAGCCGCAGGCCATTTATTTGGAAGGCGCTTTGGGCCACGATTCTCAGATTTTGGTGGCCGACTCTCAAATCAAAGAAGAGGTCTACGACTCTGAGCTCAATGGATCAGCCGAGGAACCAGCC ATCATTCTTAGCAGCAGAATGACATTGTCATTGATTAATTTGGACGCAAATCAACAAAATGGAAATGCAGGCAAATCCCCAGTGGAAAGTCCTCTGGCTGATGACATCGAAATAATTGGACACGACGAGCAGTAG
- the RIC-3 gene encoding resistance to inhibitors of cholinesterase protein 3 isoform X10 — MPATATSKQRPPAVEEGMTPKKTALIIVTVIGCIAILWPKVFHPMMFGGVPPPKQNLKDQRAAPGGLRQERPAHLHPESIYQAMKERGRAIPATQTVPILEQRKTSPSNPPPRIVDGRPGPIPGMRPPMGAGALHQPQQRGSSMGFLMPLYTVGIVVFFGYTLMKIMFKKQVPNEPYGPTPSNPSFRQEVFGKQNHSQVEDLGSSKLGAAAVKSPAAKDTEKELYNASLSATEVASSLSTSLKNHQQLKEAEQLMEIEKLRQKLESTERAMAQLVAEMNTDQYEAKKNDNEKTREQLDKQNLSNGHANTDQKPEQETAAKGGRKRRDLSAERELTSKLEENLPEPQAIYLEGALGHDSQILVADSQIKEEVYDSELNGSAEEPAIILSSRMTLSLINLDANQQNGNAGKSPVESPLADDIEIIGHDEQ; from the exons ATGCCTGCAACAGCCACATCGAAGCAAAGGCCCCCGGCCGTCGAGGAGGGAATGACGCCCAAGAAAACTGCGTTAATCATTGTCACCGTGATCGGATGCATCGCCATTCTCTGGCCAAAGGTCTTCCATCCCATGATGTTCGGCGGGGTTCCGCCGCCCAAGCAAAACTTGAAGGATCAGCGAGCAGCTCCCGGCG GTCTGCGCCAGGAGCGTCCAGCCCACCTGCATCCGGAATCCATATACCAGGCCATGAAAGAGCGGGGTCGTGCCATTCCCGCCACGCAAACAGTTCCGATACTGGAACAACGGAAAACCTCACCCAGCAATCCGCCTCCGCGGATTGTGGACGGTCGG cCTGGACCCATTCCTGGAATGCGTCCGCCCATGGGAGCTGGAGCACTGCATCAACCGCAGCAGCGTGGCAGTAGCATGGGCTTCCTGATGCCTCTTTACACGGTCGGAATTGTGGTGTTCTTCGGCTACACCTTGATGAAG ATAATGTTCAAGAAGCAAGTACCCAATGAACCGTACGGACCAACACCATCGAATCCATCGTTCCGACAGGAGGTCTTCGGAAAGCAGAACCACAGTCAGGTGGAGGACTTGGGCAGCAGCAAATTGG GAGCTGCCGCCGTGAAGTCGCCGGCCGCcaaggacaccgaaaaggagCTCTACAACGCCAGCCTGTCGGCCACCGAGGTGGCCAGCAGTTTGTCCACCTCGCTGAAGAACCACCAGCAGCTGAAGGAGGCCGAGCAActgatggagatcgagaagcTGCGCCAAAAGCTCGAGTCCACGGAGCGGGCGATGGCCCAGTTGGTGGCCGAAATGAACACCGATCAGTATGAGGCAAAG AAAAACGACAACGAAAAAACGAGAGAGCAACTAGACAAGCAGAACCTTTCCAACGGACATGCAAACACCGACCAAAAACCGGAACAGGAGACAGCGGCGAAGGGAGGCAGGAAACGCCGGGATCTGAGCGCTGAACGGGAACTAACG TCCAAATTGGAAGAAAATTTGCCGGAGCCGCAGGCCATTTATTTGGAAGGCGCTTTGGGCCACGATTCTCAGATTTTGGTGGCCGACTCTCAAATCAAAGAAGAGGTCTACGACTCTGAGCTCAATGGATCAGCCGAGGAACCAGCC ATCATTCTTAGCAGCAGAATGACATTGTCATTGATTAATTTGGACGCAAATCAACAAAATGGAAATGCAGGCAAATCCCCAGTGGAAAGTCCTCTGGCTGATGACATCGAAATAATTGGACACGACGAGCAGTAG
- the RIC-3 gene encoding resistance to inhibitors of cholinesterase protein 3 isoform X4 produces the protein MPATATSKQRPPAVEEGMTPKKTALIIVTVIGCIAILWPKVFHPMMFGGVPPPKQNLKDQRAAPGGCCDVVLDREQFMNVSKKDPVEPFGPHLYRKQINVYTGEISLRQERPAHLHPESIYQAMKERGRAIPATQTVPILEQRKTSPSNPPPRIVDGRPGPIPGMRPPMGAGALHQPQQRGSSMGFLMPLYTVGIVVFFGYTLMKIMFKKQVPNEPYGPTPSNPSFRQEVFGKQNHSQVEDLGSSKLGAAAVKSPAAKDTEKELYNASLSATEVASSLSTSLKNHQQLKEAEQLMEIEKLRQKLESTERAMAQLVAEMNTDQYEAKKNDNEKTREQLDKQNLSNGHANTDQKPEQETAAKGGRKRRDLSAERELTSKLEENLPEPQAIYLEGALGHDSQILVADSQIKEEVYDSELNGSAEEPAIILSSRMTLSLINLDANQQNGNAGKSPVESPLADDIEIIGHDEQ, from the exons ATGCCTGCAACAGCCACATCGAAGCAAAGGCCCCCGGCCGTCGAGGAGGGAATGACGCCCAAGAAAACTGCGTTAATCATTGTCACCGTGATCGGATGCATCGCCATTCTCTGGCCAAAGGTCTTCCATCCCATGATGTTCGGCGGGGTTCCGCCGCCCAAGCAAAACTTGAAGGATCAGCGAGCAGCTCCCGGCG GATGTTGTGACGTTGTGCTTGACAGGGAGCAGTTCATGAATGTCTCAAAAAAGGACCCTGTAGAGCCATTCGGTCCGCATTTGTATCGCAAACAAATCAATGTTTACACGGGCGAAATAA GTCTGCGCCAGGAGCGTCCAGCCCACCTGCATCCGGAATCCATATACCAGGCCATGAAAGAGCGGGGTCGTGCCATTCCCGCCACGCAAACAGTTCCGATACTGGAACAACGGAAAACCTCACCCAGCAATCCGCCTCCGCGGATTGTGGACGGTCGG cCTGGACCCATTCCTGGAATGCGTCCGCCCATGGGAGCTGGAGCACTGCATCAACCGCAGCAGCGTGGCAGTAGCATGGGCTTCCTGATGCCTCTTTACACGGTCGGAATTGTGGTGTTCTTCGGCTACACCTTGATGAAG ATAATGTTCAAGAAGCAAGTACCCAATGAACCGTACGGACCAACACCATCGAATCCATCGTTCCGACAGGAGGTCTTCGGAAAGCAGAACCACAGTCAGGTGGAGGACTTGGGCAGCAGCAAATTGG GAGCTGCCGCCGTGAAGTCGCCGGCCGCcaaggacaccgaaaaggagCTCTACAACGCCAGCCTGTCGGCCACCGAGGTGGCCAGCAGTTTGTCCACCTCGCTGAAGAACCACCAGCAGCTGAAGGAGGCCGAGCAActgatggagatcgagaagcTGCGCCAAAAGCTCGAGTCCACGGAGCGGGCGATGGCCCAGTTGGTGGCCGAAATGAACACCGATCAGTATGAGGCAAAG AAAAACGACAACGAAAAAACGAGAGAGCAACTAGACAAGCAGAACCTTTCCAACGGACATGCAAACACCGACCAAAAACCGGAACAGGAGACAGCGGCGAAGGGAGGCAGGAAACGCCGGGATCTGAGCGCTGAACGGGAACTAACG TCCAAATTGGAAGAAAATTTGCCGGAGCCGCAGGCCATTTATTTGGAAGGCGCTTTGGGCCACGATTCTCAGATTTTGGTGGCCGACTCTCAAATCAAAGAAGAGGTCTACGACTCTGAGCTCAATGGATCAGCCGAGGAACCAGCC ATCATTCTTAGCAGCAGAATGACATTGTCATTGATTAATTTGGACGCAAATCAACAAAATGGAAATGCAGGCAAATCCCCAGTGGAAAGTCCTCTGGCTGATGACATCGAAATAATTGGACACGACGAGCAGTAG
- the RIC-3 gene encoding uncharacterized protein RIC-3 isoform X19: MPATATSKQRPPAVEEGMTPKKTALIIVTVIGCIAILWPKVFHPMMFGGVPPPKQNLKDQRAAPGGCCDVVLDREQFMNVSKKDPVEPFGPHLYRKQINVYTGEISLRQERPAHLHPESIYQAMKERGRAIPATQTVPILEQRKTSPSNPPPRIVDGRPGPIPGMRPPMGAGALHQPQQRGSSMGFLMPLYTVGIVVFFGYTLMKIMFKKQVPNEPYGPTPSNPSFRQEVFGKQNHSQVEDLGSSKLEKRQRKNERATRQAEPFQRTCKHRPKTGTGDSGEGRQETPGSER, translated from the exons ATGCCTGCAACAGCCACATCGAAGCAAAGGCCCCCGGCCGTCGAGGAGGGAATGACGCCCAAGAAAACTGCGTTAATCATTGTCACCGTGATCGGATGCATCGCCATTCTCTGGCCAAAGGTCTTCCATCCCATGATGTTCGGCGGGGTTCCGCCGCCCAAGCAAAACTTGAAGGATCAGCGAGCAGCTCCCGGCG GATGTTGTGACGTTGTGCTTGACAGGGAGCAGTTCATGAATGTCTCAAAAAAGGACCCTGTAGAGCCATTCGGTCCGCATTTGTATCGCAAACAAATCAATGTTTACACGGGCGAAATAA GTCTGCGCCAGGAGCGTCCAGCCCACCTGCATCCGGAATCCATATACCAGGCCATGAAAGAGCGGGGTCGTGCCATTCCCGCCACGCAAACAGTTCCGATACTGGAACAACGGAAAACCTCACCCAGCAATCCGCCTCCGCGGATTGTGGACGGTCGG cCTGGACCCATTCCTGGAATGCGTCCGCCCATGGGAGCTGGAGCACTGCATCAACCGCAGCAGCGTGGCAGTAGCATGGGCTTCCTGATGCCTCTTTACACGGTCGGAATTGTGGTGTTCTTCGGCTACACCTTGATGAAG ATAATGTTCAAGAAGCAAGTACCCAATGAACCGTACGGACCAACACCATCGAATCCATCGTTCCGACAGGAGGTCTTCGGAAAGCAGAACCACAGTCAGGTGGAGGACTTGGGCAGCAGCAAATTGG AAAAACGACAACGAAAAAACGAGAGAGCAACTAGACAAGCAGAACCTTTCCAACGGACATGCAAACACCGACCAAAAACCGGAACAGGAGACAGCGGCGAAGGGAGGCAGGAAACGCCGGGATCTGAGCGCTGA
- the RIC-3 gene encoding resistance to inhibitors of cholinesterase protein 3 isoform X9, with protein MPATATSKQRPPAVEEGMTPKKTALIIVTVIGCIAILWPKVFHPMMFGGVPPPKQNLKDQRAAPGGLRQERPAHLHPESIYQAMKERGRAIPATQTVPILEQRKTSPSNPPPRIVDGRPGPIPGMRPPMGAGALHQPQQRGSSMGFLMPLYTVGIVVFFGYTLMKIMFKKQVPNEPYGPTPSNPSFRQEVFGKQNHSQVEDLGSSKLGWREHQTRAAAVKSPAAKDTEKELYNASLSATEVASSLSTSLKNHQQLKEAEQLMEIEKLRQKLESTERAMAQLVAEMNTDQYEAKKNDNEKTREQLDKQNLSNGHANTDQKPEQETAAKGGRKRRDLSAERELTSKLEENLPEPQAIYLEGALGHDSQILVADSQIKEEVYDSELNGSAEEPAIILSSRMTLSLINLDANQQNGNAGKSPVESPLADDIEIIGHDEQ; from the exons ATGCCTGCAACAGCCACATCGAAGCAAAGGCCCCCGGCCGTCGAGGAGGGAATGACGCCCAAGAAAACTGCGTTAATCATTGTCACCGTGATCGGATGCATCGCCATTCTCTGGCCAAAGGTCTTCCATCCCATGATGTTCGGCGGGGTTCCGCCGCCCAAGCAAAACTTGAAGGATCAGCGAGCAGCTCCCGGCG GTCTGCGCCAGGAGCGTCCAGCCCACCTGCATCCGGAATCCATATACCAGGCCATGAAAGAGCGGGGTCGTGCCATTCCCGCCACGCAAACAGTTCCGATACTGGAACAACGGAAAACCTCACCCAGCAATCCGCCTCCGCGGATTGTGGACGGTCGG cCTGGACCCATTCCTGGAATGCGTCCGCCCATGGGAGCTGGAGCACTGCATCAACCGCAGCAGCGTGGCAGTAGCATGGGCTTCCTGATGCCTCTTTACACGGTCGGAATTGTGGTGTTCTTCGGCTACACCTTGATGAAG ATAATGTTCAAGAAGCAAGTACCCAATGAACCGTACGGACCAACACCATCGAATCCATCGTTCCGACAGGAGGTCTTCGGAAAGCAGAACCACAGTCAGGTGGAGGACTTGGGCAGCAGCAAATTGG GCTGGCGAGAGCATCAGACAA GAGCTGCCGCCGTGAAGTCGCCGGCCGCcaaggacaccgaaaaggagCTCTACAACGCCAGCCTGTCGGCCACCGAGGTGGCCAGCAGTTTGTCCACCTCGCTGAAGAACCACCAGCAGCTGAAGGAGGCCGAGCAActgatggagatcgagaagcTGCGCCAAAAGCTCGAGTCCACGGAGCGGGCGATGGCCCAGTTGGTGGCCGAAATGAACACCGATCAGTATGAGGCAAAG AAAAACGACAACGAAAAAACGAGAGAGCAACTAGACAAGCAGAACCTTTCCAACGGACATGCAAACACCGACCAAAAACCGGAACAGGAGACAGCGGCGAAGGGAGGCAGGAAACGCCGGGATCTGAGCGCTGAACGGGAACTAACG TCCAAATTGGAAGAAAATTTGCCGGAGCCGCAGGCCATTTATTTGGAAGGCGCTTTGGGCCACGATTCTCAGATTTTGGTGGCCGACTCTCAAATCAAAGAAGAGGTCTACGACTCTGAGCTCAATGGATCAGCCGAGGAACCAGCC ATCATTCTTAGCAGCAGAATGACATTGTCATTGATTAATTTGGACGCAAATCAACAAAATGGAAATGCAGGCAAATCCCCAGTGGAAAGTCCTCTGGCTGATGACATCGAAATAATTGGACACGACGAGCAGTAG
- the RIC-3 gene encoding uncharacterized protein RIC-3 isoform X11, translating into MPATATSKQRPPAVEEGMTPKKTALIIVTVIGCIAILWPKVFHPMMFGGVPPPKQNLKDQRAAPGGCCDVVLDREQFMNVSKKDPVEPFGPHLYRKQINVYTGEISLRQERPAHLHPESIYQAMKERGRAIPATQTVPILEQRKTSPSNPPPRIVDGRPGPIPGMRPPMGAGALHQPQQRGSSMGFLMPLYTVGIVVFFGYTLMKIMFKKQVPNEPYGPTPSNPSFRQEVFGKQNHSQVEDLGSSKLVVTAIQGLIDAADEQLNGQDKQRATSDTETDSNKKNDNEKTREQLDKQNLSNGHANTDQKPEQETAAKGGRKRRDLSAERELTSKLEENLPEPQAIYLEGALGHDSQILVADSQIKEEVYDSELNGSAEEPAIILSSRMTLSLINLDANQQNGNAGKSPVESPLADDIEIIGHDEQ; encoded by the exons ATGCCTGCAACAGCCACATCGAAGCAAAGGCCCCCGGCCGTCGAGGAGGGAATGACGCCCAAGAAAACTGCGTTAATCATTGTCACCGTGATCGGATGCATCGCCATTCTCTGGCCAAAGGTCTTCCATCCCATGATGTTCGGCGGGGTTCCGCCGCCCAAGCAAAACTTGAAGGATCAGCGAGCAGCTCCCGGCG GATGTTGTGACGTTGTGCTTGACAGGGAGCAGTTCATGAATGTCTCAAAAAAGGACCCTGTAGAGCCATTCGGTCCGCATTTGTATCGCAAACAAATCAATGTTTACACGGGCGAAATAA GTCTGCGCCAGGAGCGTCCAGCCCACCTGCATCCGGAATCCATATACCAGGCCATGAAAGAGCGGGGTCGTGCCATTCCCGCCACGCAAACAGTTCCGATACTGGAACAACGGAAAACCTCACCCAGCAATCCGCCTCCGCGGATTGTGGACGGTCGG cCTGGACCCATTCCTGGAATGCGTCCGCCCATGGGAGCTGGAGCACTGCATCAACCGCAGCAGCGTGGCAGTAGCATGGGCTTCCTGATGCCTCTTTACACGGTCGGAATTGTGGTGTTCTTCGGCTACACCTTGATGAAG ATAATGTTCAAGAAGCAAGTACCCAATGAACCGTACGGACCAACACCATCGAATCCATCGTTCCGACAGGAGGTCTTCGGAAAGCAGAACCACAGTCAGGTGGAGGACTTGGGCAGCAGCAAATTGG TTGTTACGGCCATACAAGGTTTGATAGACGCGGCCGATGAGCAATTGAACGGCCAAGACAAGCAGAGGGCGACGAGCGATACTGAAACTGATTCGAATAAG AAAAACGACAACGAAAAAACGAGAGAGCAACTAGACAAGCAGAACCTTTCCAACGGACATGCAAACACCGACCAAAAACCGGAACAGGAGACAGCGGCGAAGGGAGGCAGGAAACGCCGGGATCTGAGCGCTGAACGGGAACTAACG TCCAAATTGGAAGAAAATTTGCCGGAGCCGCAGGCCATTTATTTGGAAGGCGCTTTGGGCCACGATTCTCAGATTTTGGTGGCCGACTCTCAAATCAAAGAAGAGGTCTACGACTCTGAGCTCAATGGATCAGCCGAGGAACCAGCC ATCATTCTTAGCAGCAGAATGACATTGTCATTGATTAATTTGGACGCAAATCAACAAAATGGAAATGCAGGCAAATCCCCAGTGGAAAGTCCTCTGGCTGATGACATCGAAATAATTGGACACGACGAGCAGTAG
- the RIC-3 gene encoding resistance to inhibitors of cholinesterase protein 3 isoform X7 encodes MPATATSKQRPPAVEEGMTPKKTALIIVTVIGCIAILWPKVFHPMMFGGVPPPKQNLKDQRAAPGGLRQERPAHLHPESIYQAMKERGRAIPATQTVPILEQRKTSPSNPPPRIVDGRPGPIPGMRPPMGAGALHQPQQRGSSMGFLMPLYTVGIVVFFGYTLMKIMFKKQVPNEPYGPTPSNPSFRQEVFGKQNHSQVEDLGSSKLGAAAVKSPAAKDTEKELYNASLSATEVASSLSTSLKNHQQLKEAEQLMEIEKLRQKLESTERAMAQLVAEMNTDQYEAKKNDNEKTREQLDKQNLSNGHANTDQKPEQETAAKGGRKRRDLSAERELTVLGMELTASCEGGHKWTGRPPTPVFRAPSEHSKLEENLPEPQAIYLEGALGHDSQILVADSQIKEEVYDSELNGSAEEPAIILSSRMTLSLINLDANQQNGNAGKSPVESPLADDIEIIGHDEQ; translated from the exons ATGCCTGCAACAGCCACATCGAAGCAAAGGCCCCCGGCCGTCGAGGAGGGAATGACGCCCAAGAAAACTGCGTTAATCATTGTCACCGTGATCGGATGCATCGCCATTCTCTGGCCAAAGGTCTTCCATCCCATGATGTTCGGCGGGGTTCCGCCGCCCAAGCAAAACTTGAAGGATCAGCGAGCAGCTCCCGGCG GTCTGCGCCAGGAGCGTCCAGCCCACCTGCATCCGGAATCCATATACCAGGCCATGAAAGAGCGGGGTCGTGCCATTCCCGCCACGCAAACAGTTCCGATACTGGAACAACGGAAAACCTCACCCAGCAATCCGCCTCCGCGGATTGTGGACGGTCGG cCTGGACCCATTCCTGGAATGCGTCCGCCCATGGGAGCTGGAGCACTGCATCAACCGCAGCAGCGTGGCAGTAGCATGGGCTTCCTGATGCCTCTTTACACGGTCGGAATTGTGGTGTTCTTCGGCTACACCTTGATGAAG ATAATGTTCAAGAAGCAAGTACCCAATGAACCGTACGGACCAACACCATCGAATCCATCGTTCCGACAGGAGGTCTTCGGAAAGCAGAACCACAGTCAGGTGGAGGACTTGGGCAGCAGCAAATTGG GAGCTGCCGCCGTGAAGTCGCCGGCCGCcaaggacaccgaaaaggagCTCTACAACGCCAGCCTGTCGGCCACCGAGGTGGCCAGCAGTTTGTCCACCTCGCTGAAGAACCACCAGCAGCTGAAGGAGGCCGAGCAActgatggagatcgagaagcTGCGCCAAAAGCTCGAGTCCACGGAGCGGGCGATGGCCCAGTTGGTGGCCGAAATGAACACCGATCAGTATGAGGCAAAG AAAAACGACAACGAAAAAACGAGAGAGCAACTAGACAAGCAGAACCTTTCCAACGGACATGCAAACACCGACCAAAAACCGGAACAGGAGACAGCGGCGAAGGGAGGCAGGAAACGCCGGGATCTGAGCGCTGAACGGGAACTAACG GTACTCGGCATGGAGTTAACAGCCAGTTGCGAGGGCGGCCACAAGTGGACTGGGCGCCCTCCAACGCCTGTTTTCCGAGCGCCAAGCGAACAT TCCAAATTGGAAGAAAATTTGCCGGAGCCGCAGGCCATTTATTTGGAAGGCGCTTTGGGCCACGATTCTCAGATTTTGGTGGCCGACTCTCAAATCAAAGAAGAGGTCTACGACTCTGAGCTCAATGGATCAGCCGAGGAACCAGCC ATCATTCTTAGCAGCAGAATGACATTGTCATTGATTAATTTGGACGCAAATCAACAAAATGGAAATGCAGGCAAATCCCCAGTGGAAAGTCCTCTGGCTGATGACATCGAAATAATTGGACACGACGAGCAGTAG